A window from Hymenobacter volaticus encodes these proteins:
- a CDS encoding MIP/aquaporin family protein, protein MSPFVAEFVGTTVLLLLGNGVVANVVLTDTKGHNSGWLVITTAWALSVYVGVVIAGPVSGAHLNPAVTVGLAVAGKFAWNLVLPYLAAQFGGAFVGAALVWLLYKDHFDRTAETRLKLAVFCTGPAIRNHASNLLNETVGTLVLVLAVFFIAGAEITPTHTPVGLGSVGALPVALVVWVVGLGLGGTTGYGINPARDLAPRLAHALLPIRDKGPSEWTYAWIPVVGPFLGGILAAALFLVLG, encoded by the coding sequence ATGAGTCCTTTTGTTGCAGAGTTTGTCGGGACTACGGTGTTGTTATTGTTGGGAAATGGGGTGGTAGCCAACGTCGTGCTTACCGACACGAAGGGCCACAACAGCGGCTGGCTGGTGATTACCACGGCTTGGGCCTTGTCGGTGTATGTGGGGGTGGTGATTGCCGGGCCAGTGAGTGGAGCGCATTTGAATCCGGCCGTGACGGTGGGGCTGGCCGTAGCCGGCAAGTTTGCCTGGAATTTGGTCTTGCCGTATCTGGCAGCGCAGTTTGGTGGGGCTTTTGTGGGTGCCGCGCTGGTGTGGTTGCTCTACAAAGACCACTTCGACCGTACCGCCGAGACGCGTCTGAAACTGGCTGTATTTTGCACCGGACCAGCCATTCGCAACCACGCTTCCAACCTGCTTAATGAAACGGTTGGTACGCTAGTGCTAGTGCTGGCGGTGTTTTTCATTGCCGGCGCCGAAATCACTCCTACGCACACGCCCGTCGGCTTAGGCTCAGTAGGCGCGCTGCCCGTAGCCCTGGTGGTGTGGGTAGTTGGCTTGGGCCTTGGCGGCACCACTGGCTACGGCATCAATCCCGCCCGTGACTTGGCCCCGCGGCTGGCACACGCGCTGCTGCCCATCCGCGACAAAGGTCCAAGCGAGTGGACCTACGCCTGGATTCCTGTGGTAGGCCCGTTTCTCGGTGGCATACTAGCAGCGGCGCTGTTTCTGGTATTGGGTTAG
- a CDS encoding VOC family protein, translating into MKRALLSLLMLSLVGLQFAKAQSKNALTFNHSAICVRDLATSNNFYKSVLELEETPNPFNDGRHSWLKIGPGLQLHIIQGTCTVTPEKNVHLCFSVPSLTTLTSRLEKQKVRYTNLKGDAQAPTVRADGVKQIYLQDPDGYWIEINDAKP; encoded by the coding sequence ATGAAACGTGCCCTTCTTTCCCTTCTGATGCTAAGTTTAGTAGGGCTACAATTTGCGAAAGCGCAGTCGAAGAACGCGCTAACCTTCAATCACTCCGCTATTTGCGTGCGTGACCTTGCCACAAGCAACAATTTCTACAAATCGGTTTTAGAGTTAGAGGAAACGCCCAACCCATTCAATGACGGCCGCCACAGCTGGCTTAAGATAGGTCCGGGCTTGCAGCTGCACATTATTCAAGGAACCTGCACTGTAACGCCGGAGAAGAACGTGCACCTCTGCTTTAGCGTGCCTTCCCTAACCACCTTAACCAGCCGCCTTGAAAAGCAAAAGGTGCGCTACACCAACCTTAAAGGGGATGCCCAAGCGCCCACCGTTCGCGCCGACGGTGTTAAGCAGATCTATCTGCAAGACCCCGATGGCTACTGGATAGAAATCAACGACGCTAAACCTTAA
- a CDS encoding PmoA family protein, which produces MQLVTLPCAGALLLALTCTSVAEAQKTEQVRVVKDPKAKKIDVFVGKQLFTTLLYPDSLEKPVLYPLHAANGTVVTRGFPVAPKPGDPTDHPHHLGLWFNFENVNGLDFWNNSYAIPADKKGSYGWIKTDKILETTSGPTGTLAYHANWTNQKNEVLLEENTRFEFSGTDRERTIDRVTTLKAVMDVVTFTDAKDGLLGLRLAHELQIPSDKDEKFTDSKGIVTVVKAGTDKVPNGTYLTSTGKRGNDAWSTRAAWCKVYGKMGQDSVSIAILDHPKNPNYPTFWHARGYGLFAANPLGEKIFTNGTTAKNLQLKKGESVTFRYRVLIDEGSKTLSAKQLNQAAADFAKKNVAVK; this is translated from the coding sequence ATGCAATTAGTCACCCTACCCTGCGCCGGAGCCCTGCTGCTGGCGCTGACTTGCACCTCCGTTGCCGAAGCTCAAAAAACCGAGCAAGTGCGCGTGGTCAAGGACCCGAAAGCCAAGAAGATTGACGTGTTTGTGGGCAAGCAATTGTTCACGACCCTGCTGTACCCCGATTCCCTCGAAAAGCCGGTTTTGTACCCGCTGCACGCCGCCAACGGCACCGTCGTGACGCGCGGATTCCCGGTGGCGCCCAAGCCCGGTGACCCCACCGACCACCCGCACCACCTCGGGCTGTGGTTCAACTTCGAGAACGTAAATGGACTCGATTTCTGGAACAATTCCTACGCCATTCCGGCTGACAAGAAAGGCTCGTACGGGTGGATCAAGACCGATAAGATTTTGGAAACCACCAGCGGCCCCACTGGCACACTGGCCTACCACGCCAACTGGACCAACCAGAAAAACGAGGTTTTGCTGGAGGAAAACACCCGCTTCGAGTTCAGCGGTACCGACCGTGAACGCACCATCGATCGGGTCACGACGCTGAAAGCCGTGATGGACGTGGTGACGTTCACCGACGCCAAGGATGGCCTGCTTGGCTTGCGGTTGGCGCACGAGTTGCAAATCCCGAGCGACAAAGACGAGAAGTTCACCGACAGCAAGGGCATCGTGACGGTGGTGAAAGCCGGCACCGACAAGGTGCCGAATGGCACCTACCTCACCAGCACCGGCAAGCGCGGCAACGACGCTTGGAGCACCCGCGCCGCGTGGTGCAAGGTGTATGGTAAGATGGGGCAGGATTCGGTGAGCATTGCCATTCTCGACCATCCCAAGAATCCGAACTACCCCACGTTCTGGCACGCCCGGGGCTATGGTTTATTTGCGGCAAATCCGCTCGGCGAAAAGATTTTCACCAACGGCACCACTGCCAAAAACCTCCAGCTCAAGAAAGGCGAATCGGTAACGTTCCGCTACCGCGTGCTGATCGACGAAGGCAGCAAAACCCTGTCGGCCAAACAGCTCAACCAAGCTGCCGCCGACTTCGCCAAGAAGAACGTAGCCGTGAAGTAG
- a CDS encoding Gfo/Idh/MocA family protein, protein MSYQRRDFLKTTALASAGVMFSQVAWSASSYKRIIGANDRVRVGVVGFSDRHKSSHIPCFMNHYKELNFDVVAVSDIWKKRREEGAATWKEKLQHDVVACRNNEEMYDKKLVDAVFISTADFQHALHAIEAVKAGCDAYVEKPFAETMEDNRAALKAIKNSKQIVQIGSQRRSGANYHAAEEFIKSGKFGPITMVELTWNVNQPGRWRRPDLIPQLKESDTDWKRYLMNRPTEAFDARKYLEFRLFWPYSSGLPGQWMSHQIDTVHWFTGLQHPRSVVANGGIYMWKDGRRNWDTITAVFDYGPTNDMSKGFQVTFGSRMHNGDEKPTEIYYSNGGELNLNTNTISPTGGLTQKMAEAMKMQPNLLASASLSAVEPVIASANTGGDKLTSNHVRNWMECVRSRKQPNAPVEAGYSHSIATIMTNAAVHTGMKATFDEKTQEVMVGGKAFVA, encoded by the coding sequence ATGTCATATCAACGTCGCGATTTTCTTAAGACAACCGCTCTGGCTAGCGCCGGGGTGATGTTTTCACAAGTTGCTTGGTCGGCCAGCAGCTACAAACGCATTATTGGCGCCAACGACCGGGTACGCGTGGGGGTGGTAGGCTTTTCCGACCGCCACAAAAGCTCGCACATCCCGTGCTTCATGAACCACTACAAGGAGTTGAACTTCGACGTAGTGGCCGTGTCGGACATCTGGAAAAAGCGCCGCGAAGAAGGCGCCGCCACTTGGAAAGAGAAGTTGCAGCACGACGTAGTGGCCTGCCGCAACAACGAGGAGATGTACGACAAGAAGTTGGTGGACGCCGTGTTCATCAGCACCGCCGACTTCCAACATGCGCTGCACGCCATTGAGGCCGTGAAAGCCGGCTGCGACGCGTACGTGGAGAAGCCGTTTGCCGAAACCATGGAAGACAACCGGGCCGCTCTCAAAGCCATCAAGAATTCCAAACAAATCGTACAAATTGGCTCACAGCGCCGCAGCGGTGCCAACTACCACGCCGCTGAGGAATTCATCAAATCCGGCAAGTTTGGCCCCATCACGATGGTGGAACTAACCTGGAACGTCAACCAGCCCGGCCGCTGGCGCCGCCCCGATTTGATTCCGCAGCTCAAAGAATCGGATACGGACTGGAAGCGCTACTTAATGAACCGGCCCACCGAGGCGTTTGACGCACGCAAGTACTTGGAGTTTCGGTTGTTCTGGCCCTACTCGTCGGGCTTGCCGGGCCAGTGGATGAGCCACCAGATTGATACCGTACACTGGTTTACGGGCTTGCAGCACCCGCGCAGCGTGGTGGCCAACGGCGGCATTTATATGTGGAAAGATGGCCGCCGCAATTGGGACACCATCACGGCCGTGTTCGACTACGGCCCAACGAATGATATGAGCAAAGGCTTTCAGGTAACGTTCGGCTCCCGGATGCACAACGGCGACGAAAAGCCTACTGAAATCTACTACTCCAACGGGGGCGAGCTGAACCTGAACACCAACACTATTTCGCCGACTGGTGGGCTCACGCAAAAGATGGCCGAGGCCATGAAAATGCAGCCCAATCTGTTGGCTTCGGCTAGTCTGTCGGCCGTGGAGCCAGTTATTGCTTCGGCCAACACTGGCGGCGACAAGCTGACTTCCAACCACGTCCGCAACTGGATGGAGTGCGTGCGCAGCCGCAAGCAGCCCAACGCGCCCGTTGAGGCCGGCTACAGCCACTCCATTGCTACCATCATGACCAACGCGGCCGTGCACACGGGCATGAAGGCCACCTTCGATGAGAAAACGCAGGAAGTAATGGTCGGTGGCAAAGCATTTGTGGCGTAA
- a CDS encoding 3-keto-disaccharide hydrolase, translating to MLEKVTAVTVGAAWAALTFIAPGPTPASTPTTPKAADTWQNLFDGKTLTGWKRLAGTADYKVENGAIVGTTVMNSGNTFLVTEKEYGDFQLELDIMLESNVSNSGVQTRSHFNTPGFENKVYGRQVEIDPSERSWSGGVYDEARRQWLYPLDLNPKAKPLFKVGQYNHVKIECIGNEMKTWLNNTPVAYVVDPVDANGFIGLQVHGITTKEQEGKKVYFKNIKIKTTDLKPSAFPTDIYVVNFMPNMLTPYEKEHGWKLLFDGKSSAGWRSAKDTAFPTKGWQVNDGTMSVMPSEGKESTNGGDIVTNAEFKAFDLSFEFKLTPGANSGLKYFVTLAEKSEGSAIGPEYQVLDDELHPDAKLGRDGNRTLASLYDLMKADKNPRFIHKIGEWNVGRVVAYPDKRVEHYLNGAKVLEYTRGSKEFRELVAMSKHKIWPNFGEAPAGHILLQDHGNNVSFRSIKIKELK from the coding sequence ATGTTAGAAAAAGTAACAGCTGTAACTGTCGGAGCCGCCTGGGCGGCTTTGACGTTCATTGCTCCCGGCCCCACCCCGGCTTCTACTCCTACCACGCCTAAAGCCGCCGATACGTGGCAGAACCTGTTTGATGGCAAAACCCTGACTGGCTGGAAGCGGCTGGCCGGCACCGCCGACTACAAAGTGGAAAACGGCGCCATCGTCGGGACGACGGTCATGAACTCCGGCAACACGTTTCTGGTCACCGAGAAAGAGTACGGCGACTTTCAACTGGAGCTAGATATTATGCTGGAAAGCAACGTCAGCAACTCGGGTGTGCAGACGCGCAGCCATTTCAACACGCCCGGCTTCGAGAACAAAGTGTACGGTCGACAGGTGGAAATCGACCCTTCCGAGCGGAGCTGGTCGGGCGGCGTGTATGACGAGGCACGCCGGCAGTGGCTGTACCCGCTGGATTTGAACCCTAAGGCCAAGCCGCTTTTCAAGGTGGGGCAGTACAACCACGTGAAAATTGAGTGCATCGGCAACGAGATGAAAACCTGGTTGAACAACACGCCAGTGGCCTACGTGGTGGACCCCGTGGATGCCAACGGCTTCATTGGCTTGCAAGTGCACGGCATCACCACCAAGGAGCAGGAAGGCAAGAAGGTCTACTTCAAAAACATCAAGATCAAGACCACCGACCTTAAGCCAAGTGCCTTCCCGACCGACATCTACGTAGTCAACTTCATGCCCAACATGCTGACGCCCTACGAAAAAGAGCACGGCTGGAAGCTGTTGTTTGACGGCAAATCCTCAGCGGGCTGGCGCAGCGCCAAGGACACGGCTTTCCCTACCAAAGGCTGGCAGGTGAACGATGGCACAATGAGCGTAATGCCCTCGGAAGGCAAGGAATCCACCAATGGCGGCGACATCGTCACCAATGCCGAGTTCAAGGCTTTCGACTTGTCGTTTGAGTTCAAGCTGACGCCGGGCGCCAACAGCGGCCTGAAATACTTCGTGACCCTGGCCGAGAAAAGCGAGGGCTCAGCAATCGGGCCGGAATATCAAGTTCTCGACGACGAGCTGCACCCCGATGCTAAACTCGGGCGCGACGGCAACCGCACGCTGGCCTCGCTCTACGACCTCATGAAAGCCGACAAAAACCCACGCTTCATTCACAAGATTGGGGAGTGGAATGTGGGTCGCGTGGTGGCTTACCCCGACAAACGGGTGGAGCACTACCTGAACGGCGCTAAAGTGCTGGAATACACGCGGGGCTCCAAAGAATTCAGAGAATTGGTAGCTATGAGCAAGCACAAGATCTGGCCGAACTTCGGAGAGGCTCCAGCGGGTCATATCTTGTTGCAGGACCACGGCAACAATGTCTCGTTTCGGAGCATCAAAATCAAAGAGTTGAAATAA